The Mixta hanseatica genome includes a region encoding these proteins:
- the malK gene encoding maltose/maltodextrin ABC transporter ATP-binding protein MalK produces MTNVVLKEVTKSWGDVVVSKDINLSIAEGEFVVFVGPSGCGKSTLLRMIAGLEEITSGELTIGGKRMNEVPPAERGVGMVFQSYALYPHLTVADNMSFGLKLAGTNKKEIQQRVSQVAEVLQLAHLLDRQPKALSGGQRQRVAIGRTLVAEPQVFLLDEPLSNLDAALRVQMRIEISRLHKRLKRTMIYVTHDQVEAMTLADKIVVLEGGRIAQVGKPLELYHYPANRFVAGFIGSPKMNFLPVKVTATAIDQVQVELPNHQQIWLPVDSTDVPVGANMSLGIRPEHLLPSEVADVTLQGTVQVVEQLGQETQIHIQIPALRQNLVYRQNDVVLVEEGAQYAIGLPPQRCHLFREDGRACRRLHSEPGVEAHITVKS; encoded by the coding sequence ATGACGAATGTGGTGCTGAAAGAAGTCACCAAATCCTGGGGCGATGTGGTGGTATCGAAAGATATCAACCTGTCCATTGCCGAAGGGGAGTTCGTAGTGTTTGTCGGGCCGTCCGGCTGCGGCAAGTCCACGCTGCTGCGTATGATTGCCGGGCTGGAAGAGATTACCTCCGGCGAGCTAACCATCGGCGGTAAACGCATGAACGAGGTGCCGCCAGCCGAACGCGGCGTGGGAATGGTCTTTCAGTCTTATGCGCTTTATCCCCATCTGACGGTGGCGGATAACATGTCATTCGGCCTTAAGCTGGCCGGAACCAACAAAAAAGAGATTCAGCAGCGCGTGTCGCAGGTGGCGGAAGTGCTGCAGTTGGCGCATCTGCTGGATCGTCAGCCGAAGGCGCTTTCCGGCGGCCAGCGTCAGCGCGTGGCGATCGGCCGTACGCTGGTAGCGGAACCGCAGGTATTTCTGCTGGATGAGCCGCTCTCTAACCTTGACGCCGCGCTGCGCGTGCAGATGCGCATTGAGATCTCCCGCCTGCATAAGCGCCTGAAGCGCACCATGATTTACGTCACCCATGATCAGGTCGAAGCGATGACGCTGGCGGATAAAATCGTGGTGCTGGAAGGCGGACGTATCGCCCAGGTCGGCAAACCGCTGGAGCTGTATCACTATCCAGCCAACCGCTTTGTCGCCGGTTTTATCGGCTCGCCGAAAATGAACTTCCTGCCAGTGAAGGTTACCGCCACCGCCATCGATCAGGTGCAGGTAGAGCTGCCTAACCATCAGCAAATCTGGCTGCCGGTGGACAGCACCGATGTCCCGGTCGGCGCCAATATGTCGCTGGGCATTCGTCCGGAACACTTGCTGCCCAGCGAAGTGGCCGATGTCACTCTGCAGGGCACGGTGCAGGTGGTCGAGCAGCTCGGCCAGGAAACGCAAATCCATATCCAAATCCCTGCGCTGCGTCAGAACCTGGTTTACCGCCAGAACGACGTGGTGCTGGTTGAAGAAGGTGCCCAATACGCCATCGGACTGCCGCCACAGCGCTGCCATCTGTTTCGTGAAGATGGACGCGCCTGCCGTCGGTTACACAGCGAACCCGGCGTAGAAGCACACATAACAGTAAAATCATAA
- the malE gene encoding maltose/maltodextrin ABC transporter substrate-binding protein MalE has translation MSKFKLNGKTLLLCAITVALLPGAALAKIEEGKLVIWINGDKGYNGLAEVGKKFEQDTGIKVTVEHPDKLEEKYPQVAATGDGPDIIFWAHDRFGGYAQSGLLAEVSPDKALQDKIYPFTWDAVRFNGKLIGYPVAVESLSLIYNKDLLPNPPKSWEEIPALDKQLRAKGKSALMFNLQEPYFTWPLLAANGGYAFKKENGSYNVKSVGVNNQGAQEGLQFLIDLIKNKHLNADTDYAIAEAAFNKGETAMTINGPWAWNNIESAKINYGVTLLPTFKGQPSKPFVGVLSAGINAASPNKELAKEFLENYLLTDDGLAKVNADKPLGAVALKSYQEKLAKDEKIAATMENSQKGEIMPNVPQMAAFWYAERNAVLNAINGRQTVDAALKDAENRLTK, from the coding sequence ATGTCAAAGTTCAAACTGAATGGCAAAACGCTGTTGTTATGCGCCATAACCGTCGCGCTATTACCGGGCGCCGCGCTGGCGAAGATCGAAGAAGGCAAGCTGGTCATCTGGATTAATGGCGACAAGGGCTACAACGGCCTGGCAGAAGTGGGCAAGAAGTTTGAGCAGGATACCGGCATTAAAGTTACCGTTGAGCATCCTGATAAGCTGGAAGAAAAATATCCGCAAGTTGCCGCAACCGGCGACGGCCCGGACATTATTTTCTGGGCGCACGATCGCTTTGGCGGCTATGCGCAATCCGGCCTGCTGGCGGAAGTCTCGCCGGATAAGGCGCTACAGGACAAAATTTATCCTTTTACCTGGGATGCGGTGCGCTTCAACGGCAAGCTGATCGGTTATCCGGTGGCGGTGGAGTCGTTATCGCTGATTTATAACAAAGACCTGCTGCCTAATCCGCCAAAAAGCTGGGAAGAGATCCCGGCACTGGATAAACAGCTGCGCGCTAAAGGTAAAAGCGCGCTGATGTTTAACCTGCAGGAACCCTATTTCACCTGGCCGCTGCTGGCAGCGAACGGCGGCTACGCCTTTAAGAAAGAGAACGGCAGCTATAACGTGAAAAGCGTCGGCGTCAACAATCAGGGCGCGCAAGAAGGCCTGCAATTCCTGATCGACCTGATAAAGAATAAACATCTGAATGCGGATACCGATTACGCCATCGCCGAAGCGGCTTTCAATAAAGGCGAAACCGCGATGACGATTAACGGTCCCTGGGCATGGAATAATATCGAAAGCGCCAAAATCAATTATGGCGTGACCCTGCTCCCCACCTTTAAAGGCCAGCCTTCGAAGCCGTTTGTCGGCGTGCTGAGCGCCGGTATCAACGCCGCCAGCCCAAATAAAGAGCTGGCGAAAGAGTTCCTGGAAAACTATCTGCTGACCGATGACGGCCTGGCCAAAGTCAATGCGGACAAGCCGCTGGGCGCCGTGGCGCTGAAATCGTATCAGGAGAAGCTGGCGAAGGATGAAAAGATTGCCGCCACCATGGAGAACTCGCAGAAAGGCGAGATCATGCCGAACGTACCGCAAATGGCCGCTTTCTGGTACGCCGAGCGTAACGCGGTGCTGAACGCGATCAACGGTCGTCAGACGGTGGACGCCGCGCTGAAAGATGCGGAAAACCGTTTAACTAAGTAA
- the malF gene encoding maltose ABC transporter permease MalF, translating to MAKSALWWQRDALKWLVLALCVMITGYLVVLMYAQGEYLFAIVTLILLSSGLIIFFRRRAQAWRYVWPGLAGMVLFVLFPLACTIAIAFTNYSSTNQLSFERARQVLMDRQFQAGDSYAFSLWSTADKQWRLLLKSPGDKQFITPPFALVGKGEQTLTLTETQQEPAGERAMLRDITKNRQALAQLTARLPDGTQLRMSSLRQFSGTQPLYRLGEDNSLTDKQTGKVWYANDDTGFWQTKDANQQWTSEKLSPGYTVAVGWDNFLRVLTDKGIQQPFIAIFIWTVIFAALTVLLTVAVGMVLACLMQWEALKGRAVYRLLLILPYAVPAFISILIFKGLFNQSFGEINMMLDGLFGIKPAWFSDPAMARTMLVIVNTWLGYPYMMILCMGLLKAIPDDLYEASALDGATPLQNFFRITLPLLIKPLTPLMIASFAFNFNNFVLILLLTDGGPDRLGTTTPAGYTDLLVSYTWRIAFEGGGGQNFGLAAAIATLIFLLVGALALFNLRFTRIKTD from the coding sequence ATGGCAAAATCCGCATTGTGGTGGCAGCGTGACGCCCTGAAGTGGCTGGTTCTTGCCCTGTGTGTGATGATCACCGGCTATCTGGTTGTTCTGATGTATGCCCAGGGCGAATACCTGTTCGCTATCGTCACGCTAATACTGCTCAGCAGCGGCCTGATTATCTTTTTCCGCCGTCGTGCGCAGGCGTGGCGTTATGTCTGGCCCGGTCTGGCAGGCATGGTGCTGTTTGTTCTGTTTCCGCTGGCCTGTACCATTGCTATCGCTTTTACCAACTACAGCAGTACCAACCAGCTCTCTTTTGAGCGGGCGCGCCAGGTGCTAATGGATCGCCAGTTTCAGGCGGGCGACAGCTACGCTTTTTCCCTCTGGTCAACCGCGGATAAACAGTGGCGCCTGCTGCTGAAAAGCCCGGGAGATAAACAGTTTATTACCCCGCCCTTTGCGCTCGTCGGAAAAGGTGAGCAAACGCTTACTCTTACAGAAACTCAGCAAGAGCCTGCAGGCGAACGCGCCATGCTGCGTGACATCACCAAAAATCGTCAGGCGCTTGCACAGCTTACGGCACGCTTGCCGGACGGTACCCAACTGCGCATGAGTTCGCTGCGCCAGTTCTCCGGCACCCAACCGCTCTATCGTCTCGGTGAGGATAATTCATTAACCGACAAACAGACCGGTAAAGTCTGGTATGCCAATGACGATACCGGTTTCTGGCAAACCAAAGATGCCAACCAGCAATGGACCAGTGAAAAGCTCAGCCCCGGCTATACGGTGGCCGTCGGCTGGGATAACTTCCTGCGCGTATTAACCGATAAGGGCATTCAGCAGCCTTTTATCGCCATTTTTATCTGGACGGTAATTTTCGCCGCGCTCACGGTATTGCTGACCGTGGCGGTAGGTATGGTGCTGGCCTGTCTGATGCAGTGGGAAGCGTTAAAAGGGCGCGCGGTCTATCGCCTGCTGCTGATTCTGCCCTATGCGGTTCCGGCCTTTATTTCCATCCTGATTTTCAAAGGGCTGTTTAACCAGAGCTTTGGCGAGATCAATATGATGCTTGATGGCCTGTTCGGCATCAAACCCGCCTGGTTCAGCGATCCAGCGATGGCGCGCACCATGCTGGTTATCGTAAATACCTGGCTTGGCTATCCCTACATGATGATTCTCTGCATGGGCCTGCTGAAAGCGATTCCCGACGACCTGTATGAAGCCTCGGCGCTGGACGGCGCGACGCCGCTGCAAAACTTCTTCCGCATTACGCTGCCGCTGCTGATTAAGCCGTTAACGCCGCTGATGATCGCCAGCTTTGCCTTTAACTTTAATAACTTTGTACTGATCTTGCTGCTTACCGATGGCGGCCCGGACCGGCTGGGCACCACCACGCCGGCAGGCTATACCGACCTGCTGGTGAGTTACACCTGGCGCATCGCCTTCGAGGGCGGCGGCGGCCAGAACTTTGGCCTGGCGGCGGCCATCGCCACGCTGATTTTCCTGCTGGTCGGCGCGCTGGCGCTGTTTAACCTGCGATTCACGCGCATTAAAACGGATTAA
- the malG gene encoding maltose ABC transporter permease MalG, producing the protein MAMVQPKSQKLRLALTHLLLLGFIVLIMYPLLMVLAISLRPGNYAIGNLLPEHISWDHWKLALGFTVTHENGSVTPPPFPVLLWLWNSVKVAAITAVGIVALSTTCAYAFARMRFRGKATLLKGMLIFQMFPAVLSLVALYALFDRLGQYIPFIGLNTHAGLIFAYLGGIALHVWTIKGYFETIDGSLEEAAALDGATPWQAFRLILLPLSVPILAVVFILSFIAAVTEVPVASLLLRDVNSYTLAVGMQQYLNPQNYLWGDFAAAAVLSALPITLVFLLAQRWLVSGLTAGGVKG; encoded by the coding sequence ATGGCGATGGTTCAACCCAAATCACAGAAGCTGCGGCTGGCGCTGACGCACTTGCTGCTGCTCGGCTTTATTGTGCTGATTATGTATCCGTTGCTGATGGTACTGGCGATTTCGCTACGCCCCGGCAACTATGCCATTGGCAACCTACTGCCAGAGCATATTTCCTGGGATCACTGGAAGCTGGCGCTGGGATTCACGGTAACCCACGAAAACGGCAGCGTTACGCCGCCGCCGTTTCCGGTGCTGCTTTGGCTGTGGAACTCGGTAAAAGTCGCCGCCATCACTGCCGTTGGGATTGTTGCGCTTTCCACAACCTGTGCCTATGCTTTTGCTCGTATGCGATTTCGCGGCAAGGCGACATTGCTGAAAGGAATGCTTATATTTCAGATGTTTCCCGCTGTACTTTCGCTGGTAGCGCTTTATGCTCTGTTCGACCGTTTAGGGCAGTACATTCCCTTTATCGGCCTGAATACTCATGCCGGGCTGATCTTTGCCTACCTCGGCGGTATCGCATTACACGTCTGGACGATTAAAGGCTATTTTGAAACCATTGACGGTTCACTGGAAGAAGCAGCGGCGCTGGACGGCGCGACGCCATGGCAGGCTTTCCGCTTGATTTTACTGCCGCTTTCCGTGCCCATTCTCGCCGTGGTTTTTATTCTGTCTTTTATCGCTGCCGTGACGGAAGTGCCCGTCGCCTCGCTGCTGTTGCGTGACGTGAACAGCTATACGCTGGCGGTGGGAATGCAGCAGTACCTGAATCCGCAGAACTATCTGTGGGGAGATTTCGCCGCGGCTGCGGTGCTCTCTGCGCTGCCGATTACGCTGGTGTTCCTGCTGGCGCAGCGCTGGCTGGTTAGCGGCCTGACCGCTGGCGGCGTGAAGGGTTAA
- the psiE gene encoding phosphate-starvation-inducible protein PsiE — MSSEKMIATILQWILNVGLLFLGIILIVFLGKETIHLANVLLNTGEAASAYLLVEGIVIWFLYFEFIALIVKYFQSGYHFPLRYFIYIGITAIIRLIVVDHKNPFDTLCYSAAILILVITLWLANSNRLKRE; from the coding sequence ATGAGTAGTGAGAAAATGATAGCCACTATCCTGCAATGGATATTAAACGTGGGCCTGCTGTTTTTAGGCATAATTTTGATCGTCTTTTTGGGCAAAGAGACTATCCACCTCGCCAATGTATTACTGAATACCGGCGAAGCCGCCTCGGCTTATTTGCTGGTGGAAGGCATTGTCATCTGGTTTCTCTATTTCGAGTTTATTGCCCTAATCGTGAAATATTTCCAGTCGGGCTACCACTTCCCGCTGCGCTATTTTATCTATATCGGCATTACGGCCATTATCCGGCTGATTGTGGTCGACCATAAAAATCCGTTCGACACGCTCTGTTATTCCGCCGCTATTTTGATCCTGGTCATTACGCTGTGGCTGGCCAACAGCAACCGCCTAAAGCGCGAATAA
- a CDS encoding YjbH domain-containing protein, with amino-acid sequence MKTNMLLSLLAVCVASACQAQAATWGEPIGPSQSDFGGVGLMQVPTARMAKEGEFSLNYRNNDQYRFYSASLMLFPWLETTVRYTDVRTRLYSRVEGFSGDQSYKDKAFDLKLRLWQEGYWLPEVAVGTRDLGGTGLFDSEYLVATKAWGPLDFTLGIGWGYLGNSGNINNPFCSYDDKFCHRRSGFGSAGSVNGDELFKGPASIFGGIEYQTPWQPLRLKLEYEGNDYQGDYAGKLEQRSKVNVGAIYRLTDWADINASYERGNTFTFGFTLRSNFNALSTHHLDSSRPGYHPQPQPETLQHTAVANQLTQLKYNAGLDAPNLQVKGRTLYVTGEQVKYRDTQEGVDRANVILMNDLPENIDTLRVTQTRYNLPQVTTETKVSSLRQQLEGYPLGHEQPLAQRRINPVDPGKTEQGYYIEKGRFSYGISPVLNQSVGGPESFYMYQAGINANADYWLTQHLLVGGGVFANLANNYDKFNYDGRPIDSSLPRVRTHIRDYVENNVYVNNLQANWFHYLGNGFYGQMYGGYLETMYGGVGAEVLYRPLDSSWAVGVDANYVKQRDWDNMMKFTNYKAPTGHLTAYWQPWFMNNVLVKMSVGEYLAKDKGGTIDVSKRFDSGVTVGAYATLTNVSGDEYGEGDFTKGFYISVPMDLFTVTHNRGRAQVNWTPLTRDGGQMLGRKYQLYDMTSDRDIHFR; translated from the coding sequence ATGAAAACAAACATGCTTCTCAGCCTGCTCGCTGTTTGCGTAGCGTCTGCCTGCCAGGCGCAGGCGGCGACGTGGGGCGAACCCATTGGCCCCTCACAGTCAGATTTCGGCGGCGTGGGACTGATGCAGGTGCCCACGGCGCGAATGGCGAAAGAGGGCGAATTCAGCCTTAACTATCGCAATAACGATCAGTACCGTTTTTACTCCGCGTCGCTGATGCTGTTTCCCTGGCTGGAAACCACCGTACGCTATACCGATGTTCGTACGCGGCTTTACAGTCGGGTAGAGGGCTTTAGCGGCGACCAGAGTTATAAAGATAAAGCTTTCGATCTTAAACTGCGGCTATGGCAGGAAGGCTACTGGCTGCCGGAAGTAGCGGTGGGCACGCGCGATTTGGGTGGCACCGGGCTATTTGACAGTGAATATCTGGTAGCGACCAAGGCCTGGGGACCGCTCGACTTTACGCTGGGCATCGGCTGGGGCTATCTCGGCAACAGCGGCAACATCAACAACCCTTTCTGCAGCTATGACGATAAATTCTGTCACCGTCGTAGCGGCTTTGGCTCAGCCGGATCGGTAAACGGCGACGAGCTGTTTAAAGGACCGGCCTCGATCTTCGGCGGTATTGAATATCAGACGCCGTGGCAGCCGCTGCGCCTGAAGCTGGAGTATGAGGGCAATGACTATCAGGGCGATTACGCCGGTAAGCTGGAGCAGCGCAGCAAGGTCAACGTCGGCGCCATCTATCGTCTGACCGACTGGGCCGATATTAACGCCAGCTACGAGCGTGGCAACACCTTTACCTTCGGCTTTACCCTGCGCAGCAACTTCAACGCGTTAAGCACGCATCATCTCGACAGCAGCAGGCCGGGCTATCACCCGCAGCCGCAGCCGGAAACGTTGCAGCATACGGCGGTAGCCAATCAGCTAACGCAGCTGAAATATAACGCCGGGCTGGATGCGCCGAATCTGCAGGTGAAAGGGCGTACTCTCTATGTGACGGGCGAGCAGGTGAAATATCGCGATACGCAGGAAGGCGTCGATCGCGCCAACGTTATTCTGATGAATGACCTGCCGGAAAATATCGATACGCTGCGTGTGACGCAAACGCGTTATAACCTGCCGCAGGTGACCACTGAAACCAAAGTCAGCAGCCTGCGTCAGCAGCTGGAAGGTTATCCGCTCGGGCATGAGCAGCCGCTGGCGCAGCGCCGCATAAATCCTGTCGATCCGGGTAAAACCGAGCAGGGGTACTATATTGAGAAAGGGCGCTTTAGTTACGGCATCTCGCCGGTACTGAATCAGTCGGTTGGCGGACCGGAAAGCTTTTATATGTACCAGGCGGGCATCAACGCCAACGCCGATTACTGGCTGACTCAGCATCTGCTGGTGGGCGGCGGCGTCTTTGCCAACCTGGCCAATAACTACGACAAATTCAACTATGATGGACGGCCGATCGATTCCTCGCTGCCGCGTGTGCGTACCCATATTCGCGACTATGTAGAAAATAACGTTTACGTTAATAACCTGCAGGCGAACTGGTTCCATTATCTGGGCAACGGTTTTTATGGCCAGATGTACGGCGGCTATCTGGAAACCATGTATGGCGGCGTCGGCGCCGAGGTGCTTTATCGTCCGCTGGATTCCAGCTGGGCCGTTGGCGTAGACGCGAACTATGTTAAACAGCGCGACTGGGACAACATGATGAAATTCACCAACTACAAAGCGCCGACCGGTCATCTGACCGCCTACTGGCAGCCGTGGTTTATGAATAATGTGCTGGTGAAAATGAGCGTGGGCGAATACCTGGCGAAGGATAAAGGCGGCACGATTGACGTCTCAAAACGCTTCGACAGCGGCGTGACAGTGGGCGCATACGCCACCTTAACCAATGTCTCCGGCGATGAATATGGCGAGGGCGACTTCACTAAAGGATTCTATATCTCCGTGCCGATGGATCTGTTTACCGTTACCCATAACCGCGGCCGCGCTCAGGTTAACTGGACGCCGCTGACGCGTGATGGCGGGCAGATGCTTGGCCGTAAATATCAGCTGTATGACATGACCAGCGACCGGGATATTCACTTCCGCTAA
- a CDS encoding capsule biosynthesis GfcC D2 domain-containing protein, which produces MKNILALAGLLAGLSFNAQADSQVILYAPDGSQTAVVSHAQTLSQLLASPALKDRSWWPGTVIAEPLATAAAQQHYQQTLARLQSWAASEEGERAAAINSVLQQLKAVRVTGRQFVSLDPDWIRLRPEANRRLEGEYSLYTLRRPTSVTLAGAIAGSGKVVWQPGRDTRDYLAGHARLSGAERNVVTVIAPDGSTQEAPVAYWNHRHVEVAPGSIIYLGFSSWALPAEYRDLNQHIISVLTHRIPD; this is translated from the coding sequence ATGAAAAACATTCTTGCTTTAGCCGGCCTGCTTGCCGGCCTGTCATTTAACGCGCAGGCGGATAGCCAGGTCATCCTTTATGCCCCCGATGGATCGCAAACCGCTGTGGTCAGCCATGCGCAAACGCTCTCTCAGCTGCTTGCCAGCCCGGCGCTGAAAGATCGCAGCTGGTGGCCCGGTACGGTGATTGCCGAGCCGCTGGCGACCGCAGCGGCGCAGCAGCATTACCAGCAGACGCTGGCGCGGCTGCAAAGCTGGGCGGCAAGCGAAGAGGGTGAACGCGCCGCGGCGATCAACAGCGTGCTGCAACAGCTAAAAGCGGTGCGGGTTACCGGGCGACAGTTCGTCTCGCTCGATCCTGACTGGATACGGCTACGTCCGGAAGCCAACCGCCGTCTGGAGGGAGAGTATAGCCTGTATACCCTGCGACGGCCCACCAGCGTAACGCTGGCGGGCGCTATCGCCGGCAGCGGCAAAGTGGTATGGCAGCCGGGCCGCGATACGCGGGACTATCTCGCCGGACATGCGCGCCTGAGCGGCGCGGAACGCAATGTGGTAACGGTGATCGCGCCAGACGGCTCCACGCAAGAAGCGCCGGTGGCTTACTGGAATCATCGCCATGTTGAAGTGGCGCCGGGCAGCATCATCTATCTCGGTTTCTCCTCCTGGGCGCTGCCGGCCGAATATCGCGACCTTAACCAGCACATTATTTCTGTTTTGACGCACCGGATCCCTGACTGA
- a CDS encoding YjbF family lipoprotein, translating into MRHIPLLFLCLLLQACTQTQQGLVDTAKLAVMGPDDVTVSDEKIESLPYASMYLRINGGQRIFLVLGYAEQGQQKWVTQDRAMLVTQQGRLVKTLGLSDNLLEVDNLQQDPLAHPLTLREGESWTRIMSWTENGSLRASSAVSRFSRGQDEVLTLAGHHIPCRVWHEEVTLAASGTEWQNTFWIDASSGEVRQSAQQVGADTLPVEITILKPAKS; encoded by the coding sequence GTGCGCCATATTCCATTGCTGTTTCTTTGTCTGTTGTTACAAGCGTGTACACAAACGCAACAGGGGCTGGTTGATACCGCGAAGCTGGCGGTAATGGGCCCGGACGATGTCACCGTATCGGATGAAAAAATAGAATCATTGCCTTACGCCAGCATGTATTTGCGCATCAACGGTGGTCAGCGCATTTTCCTGGTGCTGGGCTACGCCGAACAGGGCCAGCAAAAATGGGTCACGCAGGATCGGGCGATGCTGGTTACCCAACAGGGCCGACTGGTAAAAACCCTTGGCCTGAGCGACAACCTGCTGGAGGTGGATAACCTGCAACAGGATCCTCTGGCGCATCCGCTAACCCTGCGTGAAGGCGAAAGCTGGACGCGCATCATGAGCTGGACAGAGAACGGCTCGCTACGAGCGAGTAGCGCGGTTTCACGGTTCAGCCGGGGTCAGGATGAAGTCCTGACGCTGGCTGGCCATCACATTCCCTGCCGTGTCTGGCATGAAGAGGTGACCCTCGCGGCGAGCGGGACAGAATGGCAAAACACCTTCTGGATTGATGCCAGCAGCGGCGAAGTGCGCCAGAGCGCACAGCAGGTGGGAGCGGATACGCTGCCGGTCGAGATCACCATTCTGAAGCCAGCAAAATCATGA
- the yjbE gene encoding exopolysaccharide production protein YjbE — MKKMLCATAVALYLASGSAAFAAPVEAGAAAGAEAGAISAGSTTAVGIGAVGALLGVGLAASGGGDGTNTGTTTTTTTSTTR, encoded by the coding sequence ATGAAAAAAATGCTATGTGCCACAGCGGTTGCGCTGTATCTGGCATCCGGTTCGGCTGCTTTTGCCGCTCCGGTTGAAGCTGGTGCGGCAGCGGGCGCTGAAGCGGGAGCCATTTCCGCAGGCAGTACCACTGCAGTCGGCATCGGTGCCGTTGGCGCGCTGTTAGGCGTTGGCCTGGCGGCATCCGGCGGCGGGGATGGAACCAACACCGGAACCACCACCACAACTACGACCAGCACGACCCGTTAA
- the pgi gene encoding glucose-6-phosphate isomerase has protein sequence MKNINPTQTAAWQALQQHYEQMKNVRIADLFAQESDRFAKFSASFDDQMLVDFSKNRITTETLEKLQALAKETDLAGAIKSMFSGEKINRTEDRAVLHVALRNRSNTPILVDGKDVMPEVNAVLEKMKSFSERIISGEWKGYTGKAITDVVNIGIGGSDLGPYMVTEALRPYKNHLNMHFVSNVDGTHIAETLKKVSPETTLFLVASKTFTTQETMTNAHSARDWFLKAAGDEQQVAKHFAALSTNAKEVAKFGIDTANMFEFWDWVGGRYSLWSAIGLSIILSVGFDNFEQLLSGAHAMDKHFAETPAEQNLPVLLALIGIWYNNFFGAETEAILPYDQYMHRFAAYFQQGNMESNGKYVDRNGNPVSYQTGPIIWGEPGTNGQHAFYQLIHQGTKLVPCDFIAPAITHNPLGDHHAKLLSNFFAQTEALAFGKSREVVEKEFADAGKDAKSVEHVAPFKVFEGNRPTNSILLREITPYSLGALIALYEHKIFTQGAILNIFTFDQWGVELGKQLANRILPELENSEEVNSHDSSTNGLINLYKAWR, from the coding sequence ATGAAAAATATCAATCCGACGCAAACCGCTGCCTGGCAGGCCCTGCAGCAGCATTACGAACAGATGAAAAACGTACGCATTGCCGACCTGTTTGCCCAGGAGAGCGATCGTTTTGCGAAATTCTCCGCCTCGTTTGATGATCAGATGCTGGTGGATTTCTCAAAAAACCGTATCACCACGGAAACCCTGGAAAAATTACAGGCGCTGGCAAAAGAGACCGACCTCGCGGGTGCGATTAAATCGATGTTCTCCGGCGAGAAGATCAACCGCACTGAAGATCGCGCGGTACTGCACGTTGCGTTGCGTAACCGCAGCAATACGCCGATCCTGGTTGATGGCAAAGATGTGATGCCGGAAGTGAACGCGGTGCTGGAGAAGATGAAATCCTTCTCTGAGCGCATCATCAGCGGCGAGTGGAAGGGCTATACCGGTAAGGCGATTACTGATGTGGTGAACATCGGTATCGGCGGCTCTGACCTTGGCCCTTACATGGTGACCGAGGCGCTGCGCCCTTACAAAAATCATCTGAACATGCACTTTGTTTCTAACGTGGACGGCACCCATATCGCCGAAACGCTGAAAAAAGTCAGCCCGGAAACCACGCTGTTCCTCGTGGCGTCCAAAACCTTCACTACTCAGGAAACCATGACCAACGCCCACAGCGCGCGTGACTGGTTCCTGAAGGCGGCGGGTGATGAGCAGCAGGTAGCGAAACACTTCGCCGCGCTCTCTACCAACGCCAAAGAGGTGGCTAAGTTCGGTATTGATACCGCGAATATGTTTGAGTTCTGGGACTGGGTAGGCGGACGCTACTCCCTGTGGTCAGCGATTGGCCTCTCTATTATCCTTTCCGTCGGCTTTGATAACTTTGAGCAGCTGCTGAGCGGCGCACATGCGATGGATAAACACTTCGCGGAAACCCCGGCGGAGCAAAACCTGCCGGTGCTGCTGGCACTGATCGGCATCTGGTACAACAACTTCTTTGGCGCTGAAACTGAAGCTATCCTGCCGTACGACCAGTATATGCATCGCTTTGCAGCTTACTTCCAGCAGGGCAATATGGAGTCCAACGGTAAGTATGTTGACCGCAACGGTAATCCGGTTTCTTATCAAACTGGCCCCATTATCTGGGGCGAGCCGGGCACCAACGGTCAGCACGCTTTCTATCAGTTGATCCATCAGGGCACCAAGCTGGTTCCGTGCGACTTTATCGCGCCGGCCATCACCCATAACCCGCTGGGCGATCATCACGCGAAACTGCTTTCTAACTTCTTTGCGCAGACCGAAGCGCTGGCCTTTGGTAAATCACGCGAGGTGGTGGAAAAAGAGTTTGCTGATGCGGGTAAAGATGCGAAATCCGTTGAGCATGTGGCGCCGTTTAAAGTGTTTGAGGGCAACCGTCCGACGAACTCTATTCTGCTGCGCGAGATTACGCCATACAGCCTGGGCGCGTTGATTGCGCTGTATGAACACAAAATCTTCACCCAGGGCGCTATTCTTAATATCTTCACTTTCGATCAGTGGGGCGTAGAGCTGGGCAAACAGCTGGCTAACCGTATTCTGCCTGAGCTGGAAAACAGTGAAGAAGTGAACAGCCATGACAGCTCTACCAATGGTTTGATCAACCTGTATAAAGCCTGGCGTTAA